The Emys orbicularis isolate rEmyOrb1 chromosome 4, rEmyOrb1.hap1, whole genome shotgun sequence genomic sequence CAGGGTCCAGCTGGAAGAAGCAGTCCTAGGGTGCGGGGGGGTCAGGGTTTTTAACGGCACCCGCACCCCTCCACCACCATCTCCTGGTAGTTTTTCAGGACCACTTTGTCATACTCGTCCAGGTAGAGCATGGAGATGGCGCTCAGCTCCGTGGGCACGCAGCAGGCCTTGGGGATGCTGGCGTTGACGGAGTTCACCAGGGTTTGCACGATGGCGTGGTTGGTGGAGTTGAGGTGGTCGGCCAAAGGGAAGGGGCAGTCCCCGTGGCAGTAAAAGGCCTGGTAGCCCGGGGGGGCCACGATCCAGTCGTTCCAGCCCACGTCGCTGAAATCCACATAGAGCGCGTGGCGGCGGCAGTTTTTTTTGTTCTTGCGGGGCCGCTGGTGCTTGGCGCTGCGGCGGGCCCGGCGGGTCAGTGCGTGGCCCCTGCCGTCGTGGCTGAAAGTGACCAGCAGCGGCCTCAGCTGGGCCCAGTCCCCGTCTCCTTGAGGTAAAGATCGGCTAATCCTGACGTGGTTCCCGGGGCCCGCGGGGGCCGCGGGCAGCGGGGTCACCTCCACCGCCAGCCCGTGGTTGGGCTGCTTGTCCTGGGTCCAGCGGAGGACGGCGGGGCTCACGTCGAAGCTCTCCCACCGGGACACGTTGTGATGCACCAGCCGCGTGTCCAGCAGCCGCGTGATCACCTGCCCGCGGGCCGGCGGGGGCTTCATCACTTCGTAGATGTTGATCCGGTGCGAGCCCCGTTCCCACGCGGGGCTCCGCGCTTCCAGCTGCTCCCGGTACAGCCGCAGCTCGGCCGAGGTGATCACCTCGTTCTCCGGCACGCTGCTGAGGTTGAAGAGGAAGCGAACGCGGGGGGTGTCGCTGGGCCCTGGGAGGTTCTCCAGATGTTCTGCAAAAACCAAGCGT encodes the following:
- the BMP4 gene encoding bone morphogenetic protein 4 isoform X1; translation: MIPGNRMLMVILLCQVLLGGTNHASLIPETGRKKVGELQAQAGSGRRSGQSHELLRGFEASLLQMFGLRRRPQPSKAAVIPAYMLDLYRLQSGEEEESLQDISLRYPERSTSRANTVRSFHHEEHLENLPGPSDTPRVRFLFNLSSVPENEVITSAELRLYREQLEARSPAWERGSHRINIYEVMKPPPARGQVITRLLDTRLVHHNVSRWESFDVSPAVLRWTQDKQPNHGLAVEVTPLPAAPAGPGNHVRISRSLPQGDGDWAQLRPLLVTFSHDGRGHALTRRARRSAKHQRPRKNKKNCRRHALYVDFSDVGWNDWIVAPPGYQAFYCHGDCPFPLADHLNSTNHAIVQTLVNSVNASIPKACCVPTELSAISMLYLDEYDKVVLKNYQEMVVEGCGCR
- the BMP4 gene encoding bone morphogenetic protein 4 isoform X2, whose amino-acid sequence is MFGLRRRPQPSKAAVIPAYMLDLYRLQSGEEEESLQDISLRYPERSTSRANTVRSFHHEEHLENLPGPSDTPRVRFLFNLSSVPENEVITSAELRLYREQLEARSPAWERGSHRINIYEVMKPPPARGQVITRLLDTRLVHHNVSRWESFDVSPAVLRWTQDKQPNHGLAVEVTPLPAAPAGPGNHVRISRSLPQGDGDWAQLRPLLVTFSHDGRGHALTRRARRSAKHQRPRKNKKNCRRHALYVDFSDVGWNDWIVAPPGYQAFYCHGDCPFPLADHLNSTNHAIVQTLVNSVNASIPKACCVPTELSAISMLYLDEYDKVVLKNYQEMVVEGCGCR